A window from Nitrospirota bacterium encodes these proteins:
- a CDS encoding IscS subfamily cysteine desulfurase: MNLPVYMDNHSTTRVDPGVVEEMLPYFTTYFGNAASRNHSFGWDADKAVEAARERLARIINAESREIVFTSGATESNNLALKGVAEMYAEKGNHIITQATEHRSVLDTVKRLEKSGMQVTILPVDKEGLVNPDDVRKAINDRTVLISVMLVNNEIGVIQPVEEIGKIARDRGVLFHCDATQGVGKIPVDVQSMSIDLLSYTAHKLYGPKGVGALYVRRKNPRVRLSPMMDGGGHERGMRSGTLNVPGIAGFGKACEIAMEVMGEESKRLLTLRERLRKGIMESLDEVSVNGHLTRRMPGNLNLSFAYVEGESLLMGLREIALSSGSACTSATLEPSYVLQALGVSSELAHSSIRFGLGRFNTEEEVDYVIKRVIEAVNRLREMSPLYEMARSGVDLKQFKWKKD, encoded by the coding sequence ATGAATTTACCTGTCTACATGGACAACCACTCTACCACAAGGGTTGATCCAGGGGTCGTCGAAGAGATGCTCCCGTACTTTACCACGTATTTTGGCAATGCAGCGAGTCGTAATCACAGTTTCGGCTGGGATGCAGACAAGGCGGTTGAGGCAGCGCGGGAACGGCTTGCGAGGATTATAAACGCTGAATCACGGGAAATCGTCTTTACGAGCGGTGCTACTGAATCAAACAACCTTGCGCTAAAGGGCGTGGCAGAGATGTACGCAGAGAAGGGGAACCATATAATCACGCAGGCTACTGAACATCGCTCTGTACTTGATACAGTAAAACGGCTTGAAAAATCCGGTATGCAGGTGACGATTCTTCCAGTTGACAAGGAAGGACTTGTAAACCCTGATGACGTGAGGAAGGCCATTAATGACAGGACAGTGCTGATATCAGTAATGCTGGTTAATAATGAGATAGGTGTTATACAGCCCGTTGAAGAGATTGGCAAAATAGCCAGGGACAGGGGTGTGCTTTTTCATTGCGATGCTACCCAGGGTGTGGGAAAGATACCGGTTGATGTACAGTCCATGAGTATAGACCTCCTGTCATACACTGCGCATAAGTTATACGGTCCAAAAGGGGTTGGCGCGCTTTATGTAAGGAGGAAAAATCCCCGTGTAAGACTTTCACCGATGATGGATGGGGGCGGGCACGAAAGGGGTATGCGCTCAGGCACCCTTAATGTCCCGGGTATTGCAGGATTTGGAAAGGCATGTGAGATTGCCATGGAGGTCATGGGAGAAGAGTCGAAAAGGCTTCTGACTCTCAGGGAAAGGCTTCGGAAGGGTATTATGGAATCTCTGGACGAGGTAAGCGTTAATGGTCATCTGACCAGGAGGATGCCGGGAAATCTTAATCTCAGTTTTGCCTATGTTGAAGGTGAGTCGCTCCTCATGGGCCTGAGAGAGATTGCCCTTTCTTCAGGTTCTGCATGTACTTCAGCAACGCTGGAGCCCTCGTATGTACTGCAGGCGCTGGGTGTCAGCTCTGAACTCGCCCATTCCTCAATACGCTTCGGGCTTGGCCGGTTCAACACAGAGGAAGAGGTGGACTATGTGATTAAAAGGGTAATAGAGGCTGTTAACAGATTAAGGGAGATGTCTCCGCTATATGAAATGGCCAGGTCAGGAGTTGACCTGAAACAATTTAAATGGAAGAAAGATTAA
- a CDS encoding Rrf2 family transcriptional regulator, giving the protein MLKLTKKIDYGLMAIAYIAWNHGERVVNTKEIAEAYSIPVELLAKILQRMVKGGLITSISGPKGGYSLSTNPSDITVARIIEAVEGNINILNCSEEQNSKCYQFDKCSIRTPMQRLEHRIVDMLNTTTLEELIEKFELKAV; this is encoded by the coding sequence ATGCTGAAACTTACAAAAAAGATAGATTATGGTCTGATGGCAATAGCCTATATAGCATGGAATCACGGCGAGCGCGTTGTCAATACCAAGGAGATCGCAGAGGCTTACAGTATTCCTGTGGAGCTGCTGGCAAAGATACTTCAGCGTATGGTAAAAGGCGGGTTGATAACGAGCATTAGCGGGCCCAAGGGTGGCTACTCGCTGAGTACAAATCCTTCTGATATTACTGTTGCCCGGATTATCGAGGCGGTGGAAGGGAACATAAACATATTGAATTGCTCGGAAGAACAAAATAGCAAGTGTTATCAGTTTGACAAATGCAGTATCCGGACACCAATGCAAAGACTGGAGCACAGGATAGTGGACATGCTGAACACCACCACCCTTGAAGAGTTGATAGAAAAATTTGAGCTTAAGGCAGTATAA
- a CDS encoding alcohol dehydrogenase catalytic domain-containing protein — protein MRALLFKNGLSYLNDYPAPVPTGDEALIRVSCAGICNTDIEILRGYMGFSGIPGHEFAGVVEKSPDNGLVGKRVTGEINVSCGTCSYCQIGLKNHCPNRSVLGILNRNGALADYLILPVSNLHIIPDSVSDEEAVFAEPLAAAFEIMEQVQIRPEDKVCVLGDGKLGLLIAQVLSLSGCELIVAGRHRDKLSILENRGIRTTPEPPANERVFDIVVDATGSPSGLEAALNIVRPRGRIIIKTTVAERGAVDLNRVVIDELTLIGSRCGPFPPAIKALEAKSVDVRPLVSRVFPIEEGIRAFQYAAARGVLKVLLKFN, from the coding sequence ATGCGTGCCCTGTTATTTAAAAACGGTCTCTCCTATCTGAATGACTATCCTGCGCCTGTACCTACAGGAGATGAGGCGCTGATCAGGGTCAGTTGTGCAGGGATTTGCAATACTGATATCGAGATACTTAGAGGATACATGGGATTCAGCGGCATTCCAGGGCATGAGTTTGCCGGTGTAGTGGAAAAATCTCCGGATAATGGTCTGGTTGGCAAGCGGGTGACAGGCGAGATTAATGTTAGTTGTGGAACTTGTAGCTACTGTCAGATCGGCCTTAAGAACCACTGTCCCAATCGCTCTGTCCTTGGGATCTTAAACAGGAATGGCGCCTTAGCAGACTATCTCATACTTCCTGTAAGCAATCTCCATATCATCCCGGATTCTGTTTCTGACGAAGAGGCGGTTTTTGCAGAGCCCCTTGCTGCTGCTTTTGAAATCATGGAGCAGGTGCAAATCAGACCGGAGGACAAGGTCTGTGTGCTGGGTGACGGAAAACTCGGCCTCCTCATTGCCCAGGTTTTATCCCTCAGCGGGTGTGAGTTGATCGTGGCCGGCCGGCACAGGGATAAGCTCTCTATCCTTGAGAATAGGGGAATCAGGACGACGCCGGAGCCGCCTGCCAACGAAAGGGTTTTTGATATTGTTGTGGATGCCACCGGCTCCCCATCCGGCCTTGAGGCTGCTCTCAATATCGTAAGGCCCCGTGGCAGGATAATCATCAAGACAACGGTTGCAGAGAGGGGAGCAGTGGATCTGAACAGGGTGGTGATTGATGAACTGACCCTTATTGGCTCCAGGTGCGGTCCGTTCCCTCCTGCCATAAAGGCTCTGGAGGCAAAGAGCGTTGATGTTCGGCCGCTGGTCAGCAGGGTCTTCCCGATTGAAGAGGGAATCAGGGCATTTCAGTATGCAGCAGCCAGGGGAGTGCTTAAGGTATTGCTGAAGTTTAATTAA
- the zwf gene encoding glucose-6-phosphate dehydrogenase, with product MAKKDIISQDSPVSGKDNIRKISSPAAIVIFGASGDLTERKLMPSLFRLYCDGLLPEQFVIVGVARSDMTNEGFRRKVREGISTYSHMSKDLNGNWNSFGKKIIYHRAEYDNPEDYQSLKRLLHDLNKKHGVGDNYLFYLSTPPVLYPVIVNRLGEAGLSHQSKEQWRRIIIEKPFGRDLFSAEALNDCIHQVFNESQIYRIDHYLGKETVQNLLVFRFGNAIFEPLWNRNYIDHVQITVSEEVGLGSRAGYYDTAGVLRDVFQNHLLQLFTLTAMEPPAEFNATSLRDEKVKVLKAVRPIRPEEVAKYTVRAQYRTYRDEKGVAKGTETATFAVLKLFTDNWRWRNVPFYLRSGKALNSKVTEISIQFRHVPHLMFPLPADAQLPPNRLVLRLQPDEGMCLGFETKVPGAGMKTRTVSMDFLYEQDFGENILPDAYERLILDALQGDASLFTRSDEIELAWKITDPVLRGWEGEYAPPLAFYELGTCGPSDADEFIHADGRKWNPCG from the coding sequence ATGGCCAAAAAGGATATTATATCTCAGGACAGTCCGGTATCAGGTAAGGATAATATAAGGAAGATTTCAAGCCCTGCTGCAATTGTAATCTTTGGGGCCTCAGGCGATCTGACTGAGAGAAAATTGATGCCTTCCCTGTTCAGGTTGTACTGCGATGGCCTGTTACCGGAACAGTTTGTTATTGTTGGCGTGGCACGCAGCGACATGACTAACGAAGGATTCCGCAGGAAGGTAAGGGAGGGCATAAGCACATACTCCCATATGAGCAAAGATCTAAACGGCAACTGGAATTCATTTGGGAAAAAGATTATTTATCACAGGGCAGAATATGACAATCCCGAAGATTACCAATCCTTAAAGAGGCTTTTACATGATTTAAATAAGAAACATGGCGTCGGGGATAATTACCTCTTTTATCTTTCTACCCCCCCGGTACTCTATCCAGTTATTGTAAACAGACTGGGAGAAGCTGGGCTGTCACATCAGTCAAAAGAGCAATGGCGCCGCATTATTATTGAAAAGCCATTTGGGAGGGATCTTTTTTCTGCAGAGGCCTTAAATGATTGTATCCATCAGGTGTTCAACGAAAGTCAGATTTACCGCATAGACCATTATCTTGGCAAGGAGACTGTGCAGAATCTCCTGGTCTTTCGTTTCGGCAATGCCATATTTGAACCGCTTTGGAATCGTAATTATATTGATCATGTCCAGATTACGGTGTCAGAGGAGGTGGGACTGGGCAGCAGGGCAGGGTATTATGATACCGCAGGTGTCCTGCGGGATGTATTTCAGAACCACCTGCTGCAGTTGTTTACCCTCACTGCAATGGAGCCTCCTGCAGAATTTAATGCCACCTCACTTCGCGATGAGAAGGTAAAGGTTCTTAAGGCTGTGCGCCCCATAAGACCGGAAGAGGTTGCCAAATACACAGTCCGGGCGCAATACCGGACATACCGCGATGAGAAGGGTGTTGCCAAGGGTACCGAGACAGCAACTTTTGCTGTTCTAAAACTCTTTACTGACAACTGGCGCTGGCGGAATGTACCCTTTTATCTTCGCTCCGGCAAGGCCTTAAACAGCAAGGTGACTGAAATCTCGATTCAATTCAGGCATGTCCCGCATCTGATGTTTCCATTGCCTGCTGATGCTCAATTACCCCCCAACAGACTGGTCTTGCGTCTTCAGCCTGATGAAGGGATGTGCCTCGGCTTTGAGACAAAGGTGCCGGGGGCAGGTATGAAAACCCGCACCGTTAGCATGGACTTCCTGTATGAGCAGGACTTTGGGGAGAATATACTGCCGGATGCGTATGAAAGGCTTATTTTGGATGCCTTGCAGGGGGATGCTTCGCTATTTACACGAAGCGACGAGATTGAGCTGGCATGGAAAATAACAGACCCTGTTTTACGGGGATGGGAAGGCGAATATGCCCCTCCTCTTGCATTTTACGAATTGGGTACATGCGGCCCCAGTGATGCAGATGAATTCATACATGCTGACGGCCGTAAATGGAATCCATGTGGATAG
- the gndA gene encoding NADP-dependent phosphogluconate dehydrogenase, whose product MKKNRFGLIGLAVMGQNLVLNIADHGFTVSVYNRTAEKTDEFMSGEARAKEITAAYSLKEFVESLERPRIVQIMVKAGSAVDYVIAELKPLLEAGDIIIDGGNSHFTDTERRTRELEPTGLCYIGMGVSGGEEGARFGPSLMPGGTKEAYALIEPLMTAIAARAADGAPCVSYMGTGGAGHYVKMVHNGIEYGDMQLIAECYDILKSTINPSAEEFSEIFAEWNRGELSSFLIEITADIFTKMDDDTKRPLVEMILDKAGQKGTGKWTTQNALDIGIAIPTITSAVDARIISSMKEDRRMASMILSGPPNKYGDERGKIINAVRDALYASKVCSYAQGMCLLRRASDEYRFNLDLGEIARIWRSGCIIRAKLLDDIMRAYRRKPDLPNLLLDGEFKQAVQDRQASWRFAVKTAIESGIPVAALSASLAYFDAYRSENLPANIIQAQRDYFGAHTFERVDKPGIFHVDWKAK is encoded by the coding sequence ATGAAGAAAAATAGATTTGGCCTGATTGGGCTTGCAGTAATGGGGCAAAATCTGGTTCTGAATATTGCCGACCATGGCTTCACGGTTTCGGTATACAACCGTACCGCTGAAAAGACTGATGAATTTATGTCGGGCGAGGCTAGGGCTAAAGAGATTACGGCTGCGTACTCCCTGAAGGAATTTGTGGAAAGCCTTGAACGTCCGCGCATCGTTCAGATAATGGTGAAGGCAGGCAGTGCGGTTGATTATGTTATCGCTGAATTAAAACCATTGCTGGAGGCCGGGGACATAATTATTGATGGCGGCAATTCACACTTTACTGATACGGAACGAAGGACTAGGGAATTGGAGCCAACCGGCCTCTGCTATATCGGCATGGGTGTTTCCGGCGGAGAGGAAGGCGCCCGCTTTGGGCCGAGCCTGATGCCGGGAGGCACAAAGGAGGCTTATGCCCTGATTGAGCCATTAATGACAGCGATTGCTGCAAGGGCCGCTGACGGGGCGCCATGTGTGTCTTATATGGGTACGGGCGGAGCAGGTCATTACGTTAAAATGGTACACAATGGCATTGAATACGGGGATATGCAGCTTATTGCGGAATGTTATGACATACTCAAATCAACAATAAACCCTTCTGCGGAAGAGTTTAGCGAGATATTTGCTGAATGGAACAGAGGGGAGCTCTCATCATTCCTTATAGAAATTACTGCAGATATCTTTACCAAAATGGATGACGATACAAAACGTCCCCTCGTGGAGATGATACTGGATAAGGCTGGCCAGAAAGGCACCGGTAAGTGGACGACCCAGAATGCACTTGATATAGGTATTGCAATTCCTACAATTACATCGGCTGTGGATGCGCGTATTATTTCTTCCATGAAGGAAGATCGCAGGATGGCCTCTATGATCCTTTCCGGTCCCCCAAATAAGTATGGTGATGAGCGGGGAAAGATCATAAATGCGGTCAGGGATGCCCTCTATGCATCAAAAGTATGTTCATATGCCCAGGGCATGTGCCTTTTGAGGAGGGCTTCAGATGAATATAGATTTAATCTGGATCTGGGAGAGATAGCCAGGATTTGGCGGTCGGGCTGCATAATCCGGGCTAAGCTGCTTGATGACATAATGCGTGCGTACCGCAGGAAACCGGATTTGCCGAATTTGTTATTGGACGGAGAATTTAAGCAAGCGGTGCAAGACAGGCAAGCCTCCTGGCGTTTTGCTGTGAAGACCGCCATTGAATCAGGTATTCCCGTAGCGGCTTTGAGTGCTTCCCTCGCTTATTTTGATGCATATCGTTCAGAGAATCTGCCGGCAAATATTATACAGGCCCAGCGTGATTATTTTGGCGCCCATACTTTTGAGCGGGTTGATAAACCGGGTATTTTTCATGTGGATTGGAAGGCAAAATAA
- a CDS encoding phosphoketolase family protein produces MMSGPLSPEELRRINAYWRAANYLSVGQIYLLDNPLLKEPLRLEHIKPRLLGHWGTTPGLNFIYAHLNRIIKNCGLNVIYVTGPGHGGPGLVANTYLEGSYSEVYPDISQDEEGMKKLFRQFSFPGGIPSHCAPETPGSIHEGGELGYAVSHAFGAAFDNPDLVVACVVGDGEAETGPLATSWHSNKFLNPARDGAVLPILHLNGYKIANPSILSRISREELESLFAGYGYKPYFVEGSDPSVIHQVMAATMDVVIAEIRAIQHEARSNKAVKRPHWPMIILRTPKGWTGPKEVDGLKTEDFWRSHQVPLSEMSVKPDHLRLLEEWMKSYRPEELFDVNGKLRHEIVEMAPDGNLRMGANPHANGGVFLRDLKMPDFRQYAINVPQPGQVTGEATRVMGAFIRDVMRLNMEMKNFRVMGPDETASNRLGSLFDVTDRTWMADTLPEDDHLSPDGRVMEILSEHTCQGWLEGYLLTGRHGLFSCYEAFIHIVDSMFNQHAKWLKVSKEIPWRRPVASLNYLLTSHVWQQDHNGFSHQDPGFIDVVLNKKADIVRVYFPPDANSLLSVTDRCMRSHNLINVIVAGKHPLPQWLDMDSAIKHCSAGIGIWDWASNDRGCAPDVVMACAGDVPTLETLAAVEILRQLVPDIRIRVINVVDLMTLQPKEEHPHGLSNKDFDTLFTTDTPIIFAYHGYPWLIHRLTYRRTNHKNLHVRGYKEEGTTTTPFDMVVLNDLDRFHLAGDVIDRIPRFAHIAAYIKQFVRDRLIEHSEYIRRHGQDMPEIRNWKWRGYHEEK; encoded by the coding sequence ATGATGTCCGGTCCCCTTAGTCCTGAGGAATTACGCCGTATCAACGCCTACTGGCGTGCGGCGAACTATCTTTCAGTAGGTCAGATCTATCTGTTGGATAACCCGCTTCTCAAGGAGCCTCTCAGGCTTGAGCATATAAAGCCCCGTCTCCTCGGCCACTGGGGGACTACACCCGGGCTCAACTTCATTTATGCACATTTGAACCGTATCATAAAAAATTGCGGATTGAACGTAATTTATGTTACAGGTCCGGGCCACGGTGGTCCTGGCCTGGTAGCAAACACATACCTGGAAGGTTCTTACAGTGAAGTTTATCCGGATATTTCACAGGATGAGGAGGGTATGAAAAAGCTGTTCAGGCAGTTTTCATTCCCGGGAGGCATCCCGAGCCATTGTGCGCCTGAGACACCCGGCTCCATTCATGAAGGGGGAGAGCTTGGATATGCCGTATCTCATGCCTTTGGCGCGGCATTCGATAATCCTGACCTGGTCGTTGCGTGTGTAGTTGGTGACGGTGAGGCTGAGACAGGCCCCCTTGCAACATCCTGGCATTCAAACAAATTCCTTAATCCTGCCCGCGATGGCGCTGTACTCCCTATTCTTCATCTGAACGGATACAAGATTGCAAATCCGTCAATCCTTTCACGCATAAGCAGGGAGGAGCTGGAAAGCCTCTTTGCAGGTTATGGATACAAGCCATATTTTGTTGAAGGTTCTGACCCTTCAGTTATTCACCAGGTTATGGCCGCGACAATGGATGTTGTAATTGCTGAGATAAGGGCTATTCAGCATGAGGCGCGTTCCAATAAGGCTGTCAAACGGCCGCACTGGCCAATGATAATACTGCGGACTCCAAAGGGCTGGACAGGCCCGAAGGAGGTTGACGGCCTTAAAACAGAGGACTTCTGGCGCTCCCATCAGGTGCCCCTTTCTGAAATGTCGGTGAAGCCGGACCATCTCAGGTTGCTTGAAGAATGGATGAAGAGTTACAGGCCTGAAGAGCTCTTCGATGTAAACGGGAAACTGCGGCACGAGATAGTTGAAATGGCTCCGGACGGCAATTTGCGCATGGGCGCTAACCCTCATGCAAACGGAGGGGTGTTCTTAAGAGACCTTAAGATGCCTGATTTTCGTCAGTATGCGATAAATGTACCCCAGCCGGGCCAGGTTACAGGAGAGGCGACACGTGTAATGGGGGCCTTTATAAGGGATGTAATGAGGCTCAATATGGAAATGAAAAATTTCCGCGTGATGGGGCCGGACGAGACCGCATCCAACCGTCTTGGTTCCCTGTTTGATGTGACTGACAGGACATGGATGGCGGATACACTGCCTGAGGACGATCACCTGTCGCCTGATGGCCGCGTCATGGAGATCCTGAGTGAGCATACGTGTCAGGGATGGCTTGAGGGCTATCTCCTTACAGGGCGTCATGGACTGTTTTCATGCTATGAGGCATTCATCCATATAGTGGATTCCATGTTCAACCAGCATGCCAAGTGGCTCAAGGTGTCAAAGGAGATACCCTGGAGAAGGCCTGTTGCGTCCCTCAACTATCTCCTGACGTCACATGTATGGCAGCAGGACCACAACGGCTTTTCACATCAGGACCCGGGTTTTATTGATGTTGTACTCAATAAGAAGGCAGATATCGTGCGTGTCTACTTTCCGCCGGATGCCAACTCACTGCTGAGTGTAACAGACCGCTGCATGCGGAGTCATAATCTTATAAATGTCATTGTTGCAGGCAAGCACCCCCTGCCACAATGGCTTGACATGGATTCTGCAATCAAGCATTGCAGCGCCGGTATAGGAATCTGGGATTGGGCAAGCAATGACAGGGGGTGTGCGCCTGATGTAGTTATGGCCTGTGCAGGAGATGTTCCGACCCTTGAGACCCTTGCCGCTGTTGAGATTCTGCGCCAGCTTGTCCCTGACATCAGGATAAGGGTAATTAATGTGGTTGATCTCATGACCCTGCAGCCTAAGGAAGAACATCCCCACGGCCTGTCTAACAAAGACTTTGACACACTGTTTACAACTGACACGCCAATCATATTTGCATATCACGGCTACCCATGGCTGATACACCGGCTTACATATCGCCGGACAAACCACAAAAACCTCCATGTCCGGGGCTACAAGGAGGAGGGGACAACAACGACTCCATTTGACATGGTTGTTCTGAATGACCTTGACCGCTTTCATCTCGCCGGCGATGTGATTGACAGGATCCCAAGGTTTGCTCACATTGCAGCATACATCAAACAATTTGTTCGCGACAGACTCATAGAGCACAGTGAATACATCAGAAGACATGGCCAGGATATGCCGGAAATACGGAACTGGAAGTGGAGAGGATATCATGAAGAAAAATAG